Proteins encoded by one window of Paraburkholderia sprentiae WSM5005:
- a CDS encoding endo-1,4-beta-xylanase: protein MRILCAAVAVCALAWTIGCAHNRAPAAHDGPPLAAAPAEALPPLRSVMAGHFKVGAAIEPDAIDSPADAALIANHFSSLTAENKMKPGTIGVAQGKYDFAPADKIVAFAQAHGIAVRGHTLVWHFKAGDWTEAPDWFFAGDPKDPHYRDVVAKRLARYVTDVVTHFRGKIYAWDVVNEVISDDPHQVYREDSPWYRALGKDYIAIALRAARAADPDVKLYINEYNTDDPRKRAKLLAVIRDLRAQSVPIDGVGHQMHISVNWPPLPNIKQAFDDVAALGLENQVTELDVSLYTDPGECWSNPHACLPDLGHPVPNDIMRAQAERYRAVFALFEQEPSIKAVTFWGYSDKHTWLTSTPVPRNNLPLPFDADLKPKAALWTIVDSAYQP from the coding sequence ATGCGCATTCTTTGCGCAGCCGTCGCCGTGTGCGCGCTTGCATGGACCATAGGCTGCGCGCACAACCGGGCGCCGGCCGCTCATGACGGTCCGCCGCTCGCCGCGGCGCCCGCTGAAGCGCTGCCGCCACTGCGTAGTGTGATGGCAGGACACTTCAAGGTCGGCGCAGCGATCGAGCCTGACGCGATCGACAGTCCCGCCGACGCGGCGCTCATCGCCAACCATTTCTCTAGCCTGACCGCCGAGAACAAGATGAAGCCGGGAACGATCGGCGTCGCGCAAGGCAAGTACGACTTCGCGCCGGCCGACAAAATCGTCGCGTTTGCGCAGGCGCATGGCATCGCGGTACGCGGCCACACGCTCGTGTGGCACTTCAAGGCCGGCGACTGGACCGAAGCGCCCGACTGGTTCTTCGCCGGCGATCCGAAAGATCCGCACTATCGCGACGTCGTCGCTAAGCGACTCGCTCGATATGTAACCGATGTCGTCACACACTTTCGAGGCAAGATCTACGCGTGGGATGTGGTCAACGAAGTGATCAGCGACGACCCGCACCAGGTGTATCGCGAAGATAGTCCGTGGTATCGCGCGCTCGGCAAGGACTACATCGCGATCGCATTGCGCGCGGCGCGCGCGGCGGACCCGGACGTCAAGCTCTATATCAACGAGTACAACACCGACGATCCGCGCAAGCGCGCGAAGCTGCTCGCAGTGATTCGGGATTTACGCGCGCAGAGCGTGCCGATCGACGGTGTCGGGCATCAAATGCATATCAGCGTGAACTGGCCGCCGCTGCCGAACATCAAGCAGGCATTCGACGACGTCGCGGCGCTCGGCCTCGAAAATCAGGTGACCGAACTCGACGTGAGTCTCTATACCGACCCGGGTGAATGCTGGAGCAACCCGCACGCATGTCTGCCGGACCTCGGCCATCCGGTGCCGAACGACATCATGCGCGCGCAGGCGGAGCGTTATCGCGCGGTGTTCGCTCTGTTCGAGCAGGAGCCGAGCATCAAGGCGGTGACGTTCTGGGGCTATTCCGACAAGCACACGTGGCTGACGTCGACGCCCGTACCGCGCAACAACCTGCCGCTGCCGTTCGATGCAGACCTGAAGCCCAAAGCGGCGCTGTGGACGATCGTCGATTCGGCTTATCAGCCGTAA
- a CDS encoding BON domain-containing protein, protein MKTALVSTLALLISSAIAPVAHAQDSQATDQQLAHSVRVAEARSGVGMSHVFVFAHSGRVTLVGWVPEREHVARAEQSAMSVPGVTSVDNRLSPDGGSLGAH, encoded by the coding sequence GTGAAAACAGCCCTTGTTTCTACACTCGCGTTGCTGATTTCAAGCGCAATCGCGCCGGTGGCCCATGCGCAGGATTCGCAAGCCACCGACCAACAACTCGCCCACAGCGTGCGCGTCGCGGAAGCGCGCAGCGGCGTCGGGATGTCACATGTGTTTGTCTTTGCCCACTCGGGGCGAGTCACGCTGGTCGGATGGGTGCCAGAGCGGGAACATGTTGCGCGTGCCGAGCAGAGTGCGATGTCGGTACCCGGCGTCACTTCGGTGGACAACCGGCTCTCGCCCGACGGCGGGTCGTTGGGCGCGCATTGA